The Providencia sp. PROV188 genome includes a region encoding these proteins:
- the tyrR gene encoding transcriptional regulator TyrR, whose translation MRLEVTCQDRIGLTRELLDLLVLQNIDLKGIEISAQRRIYLNFAPVDFQVFSTLMAEIRRINGVIDVRRIYFMPSEREHKAVWALLNSFPEPVLSIDNKLNIELVNPMSLQLFGVDETKIKQKSFSQLIPNHGLHRWFERESPEPYTERISVKGSDYLMQVTPIILADEDGKSHCTGAVILLKSVAILENQRKQVAEVDIENRGFSQIVAVSPAMIQVVERAKRVAMLDEPLLLVGETGTGKDILAKACHLHSARGNAPFLGLNCASMPDDVVESELFGYAAGAYPNAVEGKKGFFEQANGGTVLLDEIAEMSPQMQIKLLRFLNDGTFRRVGEEHEVKVNVRVICATQKNLPELVEQKKFREDLYYRLNVITLTIPPLRERSEDIKPLTKVFVSNFAKELNIDEPKISPALIESLNSYYWPGNVRQLRNALYQGLSQFSGNILDVDDIQLPDAVNAPAIALDTLNGSLDEITKRYEASVLARLYRDYPSTRKLAKRLDISHTAIANKLREYGLSAKKEQD comes from the coding sequence TCAGGTTTTCAGTACGCTAATGGCAGAGATCCGCCGCATAAACGGGGTAATTGATGTTCGTCGTATCTACTTTATGCCATCCGAACGTGAGCATAAAGCAGTGTGGGCTTTACTGAATTCGTTCCCTGAGCCAGTTTTATCCATTGATAATAAACTGAATATTGAGCTGGTTAACCCAATGAGCTTGCAACTTTTTGGGGTTGATGAAACTAAAATCAAACAGAAATCCTTCTCCCAGTTAATCCCTAACCATGGTTTACACCGCTGGTTTGAACGTGAGTCACCAGAACCTTACACCGAACGCATTTCGGTCAAAGGCAGCGATTATTTAATGCAGGTCACACCAATTATTCTCGCCGATGAAGATGGGAAATCTCACTGTACAGGTGCGGTGATCTTACTCAAATCCGTGGCAATTCTTGAAAATCAACGTAAGCAAGTGGCTGAAGTTGATATTGAAAACCGTGGATTTAGCCAGATTGTGGCGGTCAGTCCTGCGATGATCCAAGTCGTTGAGCGAGCTAAACGTGTTGCTATGCTGGATGAACCGTTGCTGCTTGTCGGGGAAACTGGAACGGGTAAAGACATTCTGGCAAAAGCCTGCCATTTACACAGTGCTCGTGGTAATGCGCCATTTTTAGGATTGAACTGCGCTTCAATGCCTGATGATGTCGTTGAAAGTGAGTTATTTGGTTATGCAGCAGGGGCTTATCCAAATGCGGTTGAAGGGAAAAAAGGCTTTTTCGAGCAAGCTAATGGCGGTACCGTCTTGCTGGATGAAATTGCTGAAATGTCCCCTCAAATGCAAATTAAACTATTACGTTTTCTGAACGATGGAACTTTCAGACGTGTTGGCGAAGAGCATGAAGTCAAAGTCAATGTGCGTGTGATTTGTGCGACACAGAAAAATTTACCTGAGTTAGTGGAACAGAAAAAATTCCGTGAAGATCTCTATTACCGTTTGAATGTTATAACTCTCACGATCCCACCATTAAGAGAACGAAGCGAAGATATTAAACCGCTCACGAAAGTCTTTGTGTCTAATTTTGCCAAAGAATTGAACATTGATGAGCCAAAAATTTCACCGGCATTAATTGAATCACTCAATTCTTATTATTGGCCGGGTAATGTTAGACAATTACGCAATGCGTTATATCAGGGGCTGTCGCAATTTAGTGGCAATATTCTGGATGTTGATGATATTCAACTTCCTGATGCAGTTAACGCGCCTGCGATTGCTTTAGATACATTAAATGGGTCACTGGATGAAATAACCAAACGCTATGAAGCCTCGGTGTTGGCGAGATTATATCGTGATTATCCGAGTACGCGTAAATTGGCTAAACGTTTAGATATTTCTCATACCGCTATTGCGAACAAATTGCGAGAATACGGGCTCAGTGCCAAGAAAGAGCAAGATTAA
- the tpx gene encoding thiol peroxidase has protein sequence MSQTVKLKGNSISLAGTFLQAGSQAKPFTLVAKDLSEATLETFQGKRKVLNIFPSVDTGVCAASVRKFNQLANGLDNTVVLCISADLPFAQARFCGAEGLDNVVTLSSFRSDFAQDYGVEMTTGPLKGLTARSVVVLDENDKVIYSQLVPEITEEPDYDNALNSLK, from the coding sequence ATGTCACAGACAGTAAAACTCAAAGGCAATAGCATTTCACTTGCAGGTACTTTTTTACAAGCTGGCTCACAAGCTAAACCTTTCACTTTAGTTGCTAAAGATTTAAGTGAAGCAACCTTAGAAACATTCCAAGGCAAACGCAAAGTTCTGAATATTTTCCCTAGCGTAGATACCGGTGTTTGCGCCGCTTCTGTGCGTAAATTCAATCAATTAGCCAACGGTTTAGACAACACTGTTGTGTTATGTATCTCTGCTGACTTACCTTTTGCTCAAGCTCGTTTTTGTGGTGCAGAAGGCTTAGACAATGTGGTGACATTATCTTCATTCCGTAGTGATTTTGCCCAAGATTACGGCGTTGAAATGACCACCGGTCCATTAAAAGGTTTAACGGCTCGTTCCGTCGTTGTATTAGATGAGAATGACAAAGTGATTTACAGCCAATTAGTGCCTGAAATTACTGAAGAACCTGATTATGACAATGCGCTAAATAGCCTGAAATAA